Proteins encoded within one genomic window of Brassica rapa cultivar Chiifu-401-42 chromosome A09, CAAS_Brap_v3.01, whole genome shotgun sequence:
- the LOC108869867 gene encoding uncharacterized protein LOC108869867 encodes MDFLAARTTHYRPCLRSGSIVKVSRFELPDVVGKIHFVQGSDLKDAQVMTRVVVCFVIEPTVVVYLSLWDEAAAMFRGLISSGDRTQTVMVVTTVNPKKFASLLYMLKMLFRWFCRLIIHEILIIFRFCRLRIVEVLKHNNWYYVSCTGCSRKLDKSDQSPHCNRCVNLNATGVVKYQVEV; translated from the exons ATGGATTTCCTTGCTGCTCGCACCACCCACTACCGTCCATGTTTACGAAGTGGTTCCATCGTTAAAGTTTCACGCTTTGAACTCCCAG ATGTTGTTGGGAAAATTCATTTTGTCCAAGGTTCAGACCTTAAGGACGCTCAAGTGATGACTCGAGTTGTGGTCTGCTTCGTCATCGAACC GACTGTTGTGGTGTATCTCTCTTTATGGGACGAAGCTGCAGCAATGTTTAGGGGCCTCATCAGCTCAGGTGATAGAACCCAGACTGTTATGGTGGTCACAACCGTGAATCCCAAAAAATTTGCAAGTTTGTTATATATGTTGAAAATGTTGTTTCGCTGGTTTTGTAGACTCATAATACACGAAATACTCATTATTTTCAGGTTTTGTAGACTTAGGATCGTTGAGGTCTTGAAGCATAACAACTGGTACTATGTCTCATGCACTGGGTGCAGCAGGAAACTAGACAAATCAGACCAGTCTCCCCATTGCAACCGCTGTGTTAATCTTAACGCCACGGGTGTTGTAAA GTACCAAGTAGAAGTATAA
- the LOC103840576 gene encoding tetraketide alpha-pyrone reductase 2 isoform X1 yields the protein MVDDLTCCWKCVGSKKSQPETELDSDCESSNQNRGTVLNNIKMGEYLVTGGTSFIASHVVKALLDLGHSVRTTVRDSSDEEKVRFLWELKGAKERLKIFEADLTVEGSFDEAVKGVDGVFHIASRVTVCLDKNDLEKLVDRDINGTRNLMNSCEKSRNTVKRIVLTSSSTAVRYRYDATEASPLNESHYSDLDYCRNFKIWYGYAKTLGEKEAWTIAAEKNLDLVVVIPSFCIGPILSPEPTSSPLILLSIIKGVRGDYPNVTGGFVHIEDVVAAQILAMEEPKASGRFICSSSVAHWSEIIEMLRPKYPLYPFETKCSSEEGKDMPHSLDTTKIRELGLPPFKSLAEMFDDCIKCFQDKGLL from the exons ATGGTTGACGACTTGACTTGTTGTTGGAAATGCGTAGGATCCAAAAAAAGTCAACCAGAAACAGAACTTGACTCTGATTGTGAATCCAGTAATCAGAACAGAGGAACAGTATTGAATAATATTAAAATGGGAGAGTACTTGGTAACTGGAGGGACAAGCTTTATAGCCTCTCACGTTGTAAAGGCACTTCTTGACTTGGGCCATTCCGTAAGAACAACTGTTAGAGACTCCTCAG ATGAAGAGAAGGTTAGGTTTTTGTGGGAGTTAAAAGGAGCCAAAGAAAGGTTAAAGATTTTCGAAGCCGATCTAACAGTGGAGGGAAGCTTTGACGAGGCTGTCAAAGGTGTTGATGGAGTCTTCCACATTGCCTCTCGTGTTACTGTTTGTCTGGACAAAAATGATCTG GAGAAGTTGGTCGATCGAGATATAAATGGAACAAGGAACTTGATGAACTCTTGCGAAAAATCAAGAAACACTGTGAAAAGGATCGTTCTCACATCTTCTTCAACCGCAGTCAGGTACCGCTATGATGCCACAGAAGCCTCTCCACTTAATGAATCGCATTATAGCGATCTTGACTACTGCAGAAACTTCAAA ATTTGGTATGGTTATGCAAAGACATTAGGAGAGAAAGAAGCTTGGACTATCGCAGCCGAGAAGAATCTAGATCTAGTGGTTGTAATCCCTTCGTTTTGTATCGGTCCAATACTTAGTCCAGAACCCACAAGCTCCCCTCTCATTCTCCTGTCCATAATCAAAG GTGTTCGGGGAGATTATCCGAATGTCACGGGAGGGTTTGTGCACATAGAAGATGTAGTTGCTGCACAAATCTTAGCAATGGAAGAGCCTAAAGCATCAGGAAGATTCATATGTTCGAGTTCAGTGGCTCACTGGTCAGAGATCATTGAGATGCTAAGACCTAAATACCCGTTATACCCATTTGAGACCAA GTGCAGTAGTGAAGAAGGGAAAGATATGCCTCATAGCTTGGACACAACAAAGATACGTGAACTTGGCTTACCGCCATTCAAGTCTTTAGCTGAGATGTTTGATGACTGCATCAAGTGCTTCCAAGACAAGGGTCTACTCTGA
- the LOC103840576 gene encoding tetraketide alpha-pyrone reductase 2 isoform X2 gives MNSCEKSRNTVKRIVLTSSSTAVRYRYDATEASPLNESHYSDLDYCRNFKIWYGYAKTLGEKEAWTIAAEKNLDLVVVIPSFCIGPILSPEPTSSPLILLSIIKGVRGDYPNVTGGFVHIEDVVAAQILAMEEPKASGRFICSSSVAHWSEIIEMLRPKYPLYPFETKCSSEEGKDMPHSLDTTKIRELGLPPFKSLAEMFDDCIKCFQDKGLL, from the exons ATGAACTCTTGCGAAAAATCAAGAAACACTGTGAAAAGGATCGTTCTCACATCTTCTTCAACCGCAGTCAGGTACCGCTATGATGCCACAGAAGCCTCTCCACTTAATGAATCGCATTATAGCGATCTTGACTACTGCAGAAACTTCAAA ATTTGGTATGGTTATGCAAAGACATTAGGAGAGAAAGAAGCTTGGACTATCGCAGCCGAGAAGAATCTAGATCTAGTGGTTGTAATCCCTTCGTTTTGTATCGGTCCAATACTTAGTCCAGAACCCACAAGCTCCCCTCTCATTCTCCTGTCCATAATCAAAG GTGTTCGGGGAGATTATCCGAATGTCACGGGAGGGTTTGTGCACATAGAAGATGTAGTTGCTGCACAAATCTTAGCAATGGAAGAGCCTAAAGCATCAGGAAGATTCATATGTTCGAGTTCAGTGGCTCACTGGTCAGAGATCATTGAGATGCTAAGACCTAAATACCCGTTATACCCATTTGAGACCAA GTGCAGTAGTGAAGAAGGGAAAGATATGCCTCATAGCTTGGACACAACAAAGATACGTGAACTTGGCTTACCGCCATTCAAGTCTTTAGCTGAGATGTTTGATGACTGCATCAAGTGCTTCCAAGACAAGGGTCTACTCTGA
- the LOC103840581 gene encoding ethylene-responsive transcription factor ERF116: protein MKKSVRVRKVRIIVSDPYATDDSSSDEWFECKPPKVKRIVHEINLPFQLSESSQYHKNSRRMQLNKPVGVRLRQSGKWAAEIRNPLTKTKVWLGTYATLEEAGKAYADKKVEFDASVASANSQCLRSAASKEKVSLRKDVAASGDLAKEGFDLSELEIPDLSFLAAEEKSGAKAAGEMDFDYFFKDEDYDHLFDDFSVVDNVNNVSLPSELPDCDFTDVELEHDDMKFAFAAPPLNIACP from the coding sequence ATGAAGAAGTCCGTGAGAGTAAGGAAAGTTCGTATTATTGTCAGTGATCCTTATGCTACTGATGACTCCTCTAGCGACGAATGGTTCGAGTGTAAGCCTCCTAAGGTGAAGCGCATTGTCCATGAGATCAACCTCCCCTTTCAGCTCTCTGAGAGTTCTCAGTATCACAAAAACTCTAGACGTATGCAGCTTAACAAGCCAGTGGGAGTTAGGCTGAGGCAGTCAGGCAAATGGGCTGCAGAGATTAGAAACCCACTCACCAAAACTAAGGTGTGGTTGGGTACTTATGCAACCCTTGAAGAAGCTGGGAAGGCTTATGCTGACAAGAAGGTTGAGTTTGATGCTTCGGTTGCGTCAGCGAACAGCCAGTGCTTGCGCTCTGCTGCTTCTAAAGAAAAGGTGTCTCTGAGGAAAGATGTTGCTGCTTCTGGTGATTTGGCCAAGGAAGGTTTCGACCTTTCTGAGCTGGAGATCCCTGATCTGAGCTTCTTAGCAGCAGAAGAGAAGTCTGGCGCAAAGGCTGCTGGGGAGATGGACTTTGATTATTTTTTCAAGGACGAGGACTATGATCATCTGTTTGATGATTTCTCTGTGGTTGATAATGTTAATAACGTCAGCTTACCAAGTGAGCTACCTGACTGTGACTTCACAGATGTGGAACTTGAGCATGATGATATGAAGTTTGCCTTTGCAGCGCCTCCTCTCAACATCGCTTGCCCCTGA